The Cydia splendana unplaced genomic scaffold, ilCydSple1.2 scaffold_57_ctg1, whole genome shotgun sequence nucleotide sequence AACTAACCCGGACATAACTAGTGATGATGTTCCGGTAACGGTGTACTGTTGGAATTAACTTGTTCGTGACTatagatattatatatttatttattatatttaacgtaGGTATTCTATATATTTGTTATATAGGGCGCATGGGAATTACATAATCGGTTTACCTTCAACTTTGATAAATCTAAAGTAACTGGCTTATCAGTCGTATTCAATATCCGTACGGGTATTTGACCTTTGTCTGGTCTTGAAATGACACCTGCTACAAAAACGCCTGCTTGCATTTCCTGGGCTAGTACTACACAGTCGTCTACCAGTTGTGACGTAATGTGAGTCATAACTTCGCATCGCGGAGGTATATTATGGACATAcgtattatttaaatgtacttgCATAGGTATCAAAACGGACTGACCTCGGTCCTCTAAAATTAATGCATTGCGTTTATAACTTATATCTGCATCGTAACGTTTGAAAAATTCTTCCCCTAAAATTGCTTGGGCTGCGCATTGCATATTCTTAAAAACATGAAACTTTTCTTCGCAAATGAAACCGTTAAAGTCTAAGTCTAAATATATATATCCTTCTGAAGTTAAATCTCCGCATACTCCCTTAATAGTAATGCTATGTCCTTGTATTTGTCTAAAAAGATCGggtttgttttgtaaatattcgTACCTAATAGCACACAGGCCTGCTCCGCTGTCGGCCAAgagttttaatttatatgttttacCTATACTACAAGTTACTGTGCTATAATTATCTTTATTATAACTAAATATCGCGCTATTCATATTAGTCACGAAAAAACTGCCTGTTAGGTTTTACATTATCGTGTGACGGTTGCATGTGCTGCGCACGCGTATTCGGGCGAGTGGGCGCGCGCGCAGGTCGGTGGACTGTAGCTGCACGGTCAGCGAAATTGTCCGGTCGTTTAACTCTATTTGTCGAGACGTGTTGCGAAATACCTGTGTTACGGTTATTATTGGAATAATACCGTGTCccgaatgtatttttatttcctgtgttaaaATCTCTGCCCTTATTCCTATTGTAACGCGCAGAGTGGGCATTCCGGTTCCCGTAATTATTACGAGAATGTCCCCGTCCATAATGTAGGACTTGATCCTGTTGTGGTGATGAGCTGTGCTCGTCAATGGCCGTCCTGATTGCTTCGGGCAATGACGTAAATTGCCTAGATGATATTATTGTGCTTAATTTTGGGTCTGCTAGACCGTCTGCAAACCGTTTAATGGCTGATTTCTCGTTCAGCGGACGAAGTATATCGTACCTGCTATGGTTACCGTCGGCCTGAGATATGGTCAGGTTGACGAAAAGATCCTCGATCTCGGCTCCGAATGCCTCTATAGTTCTCCTACCTTGCCTAGCTCTGTATAGTTGAGCCTGAATCGATCCGGACGATTTTTTAGGTAGTAAGAATGTGCGCATATCCGTGACAAGTAATTCTACGCTACTATATGACGTCTTTAATCTGAGCTTAGCGCTAGATGAAAGTCTTGTTTTTAGGACGAAGTCTATTAAAATCTGTTGAGTTTCGCTATTAATAATGGAACTGTACATTAGAATACCGTCTATTAATTGTTTAGTGGTATCCTCCTGCCCCGTCATGACGGGCAACAAGGCGATGGCCGTCTTGACATCAAAACTGGGCTTAGCCATTTTTCCGTCTGTTTGAGATtctgtatcaaaataatttaatgcTATCTTTATCCTACTGTAAGTGTCGGCAATATCGTTTATATGCTTATTAGCTAACTCTAATTctgaaattttatatttttccgttTGCTTCTGTAACTGAGACACAATATCCGCCGCGCGATTATAtaattcgtttgattcgtctagTTTCTTTCTACCTATTTCTTTCCGTCGCCTCTCTGGACCTAACTTTACAATATCTtctcttaatttatttaacctttcacGAATGGACACTAACTCAGATAGCATAATAAATTTGCGGCTACGGTTAATAACATACAACGGCTAAAATTAGGATACCTAACATTTCCTATATATCGCGACGaaacaattaaaacataatGATAAAGTTATATCTAACTTACATTAGTAGCGGGCAATGTACCCCCGTAAGTAGGTTATGTCGAGGCTGCATTCCGCGCTGGCTGGGCGGTCGCGTGACGCTGCTGGCGAGCTGGCACCTCCATGTGGCACTCGCTGACGCTGCATGTGGCTGCCTCTGCTCCGACGACGATGACGGGCCGGGCTAACCCTGGACTCCCTCGAGCAtgggccgggataaccctggacacctcttgatatgggccgggataaccctggacacctcttgaATTGCGagccgggataaccctggacaacgctcttctttcttctttcttcgtTTTTTCTTAATTTGAGTTTTTTCCCTTGGTCATCTTTTTCTTTCTTCTCTTTCGTTTTCAAAATGTGTGGGAGGGTTCTGTTTAATAGGAAGCTTCTTTCTTGAAAATGCGCAGGAAGTTCCTTTCTTGAAAAATAGGTTCTTCAACTTGAATCTTCATTAGGGTGATCTTCTTGTCTTGACTTCTATCCTCATTTTGCTATGCGATGCGCTGTGGTGGACTTCGCTTTCCTGGTCCTCTTCTGGTATGGGTCGCCATCTGATGAGTTGGTAGTTGGAGGGTCGAATGGAGATTAAGTGAAACGAGACATTACCGAAGATGTGTTATATTCTCGGTATCCAAGTATAGAGAGAGCAAGTAAATCtaaacataacatatttataggctattattgcttacatgctatttatacaattacgtGCGTCGCATATTTATGTTGCAGACAGTAACGTATAGTTACTGTTAATATGTTAACTTAGGCATATAGTACAACTTCAAATTTttatcttatattatttattcttgccctcttttttataattttattgactttcCTCTAGTCTATTGTACTCAGTGCTATATTTGTCTAACGTTCTTCTTCaattctcatctactcaaaggttaactggaagaaatcccttaaagggataagttcgcctttgtactgcctatcctgtgccataaatttgtgttttgtattttgtacaataaagagtttatacatacatacatacatactgttCTACTCCGAATTCACACTCTGAAAACAATGCGCAACCGACATCATCTGAAGGAAAACGGAACTCGGGTTTGATAGTTAGCCAAACCCAAGAAAACCACATAACCCCAACATATGACCCGGAATCTGAAATACCAAAGGATGATGATATGGAAAACTGCTCTACTCCACATGTACAGCCAACATCTTCTGATGAAAAGAAAATAACCCACCGGAAAAAAAGTTCACCATTAATGACTCAATAGAAAACTCTTGTCATAGTTCATTTTCGTCTGAAATAGAAGAATCTGAGGAAAATGAATCATGTGACGACGATAACTCTAGCATGCGAGCTGGCTCTAGACTAAATAGAAGTTGTCCTGAAGTAGCAATAAACAGTCCGTTCCTAATTGAATCCCTGCTGCAAGAAAAATACGACTCTGCTGAAAATTTAATTGAGACTCTACATCGGAGAATCACTgtcttaaaaaaaactaaaggagtatgaataaaaaaaaaatcaggacTTCGTGCACATCTCCAGGATCTATGACGCCATCGCCAAAAGCTGCAAGTGCAAAAAAGTCTTCCAAGAAGAAGAGGAAAAAGGTTAACAGATCCAGAGTCGACGAAACACAAaaagaagaaaataaacaaatagtTAACGAGTCTAGCAAGGCACGTGACTTGACAGCATCGCCTATGAATCCTGTCACTCCTGCTGCTGGATCGTAGTATATATGCATCATTAGTAGTGACTATACAATAATGTTGACTAAAGCTGAACGAACCTTTAACAATATGAGTCTATGTCACTATCGGGTACCAGGGGGAGGCATTCATCAACTTTTCCAAGGACTTGAAACAAAACTTAAAGATTTCACTCACAAGGACTACTGTGTGGTTTTTGTTTGAGAAAGGGACTTTAGGACCTCAACTAATTAtcataaattaattatatttataagagAACAGATCCAGCTAGTTCAACacactaatattataatttgttCACCTACCTTTAtactaaataattatgcaaacaTATGCAACAAGAGAATTGAAATATTTACTAACATGCTGTATCTTGATAATCAGACATATGGATATGCCTATTTATTAgattctaatttaaatttaacgtaTTCTAATTACATGTTTTCAGCTGGATCTGGGACAATAAACAGTCGAGGTCTTGACATTATATTTAAGGATTTAGCGTATTTGATAAAGTCATTAGCCATGATTACCGTTGAGAATAGTGTAGAGCAGAATGTGCGCGAAAATAGCTTagaacgtgtttttttttcgtgaagactaaaaataataattttactatTATGCAccaaaatatacagggtgttctAAGTAAATTCGATATTATTGAGGCTGTCCTAATGGAGCTAAAAAAGAATGATAAGGAGGTGGGCGTTCTCTGCTTAAGCGAAACCTTCATTCGAAAAGGTAATGAAGACAATTTAAAAATGAGTAATTTTAAACTGGCTAGCTCCTTTTCCCGTAAGAATAAAAAACGAGGGGGATCTTGCATACTAGTAAAGCATGACATAAAATTCAAGCCCTTACAGATTTGTGCTGACCTTAGTATTCCAACAGTTTTTGAATGTAGTGGAATTGAGATTCCTGACCATAAACTCATAATAGTAAACATTTATCGTGTTCCTAAACATAGTAATAAGGAACAG carries:
- the LOC134805742 gene encoding uncharacterized protein LOC134805742, whose product is MLSELVSIRERLNKLREDIVKLGPERRRKEIGRKKLDESNELYNRAADIVSQLQKQTEKYKISELELANKHINDIADTYSRIKIALNYFDTESQTDGKMAKPSFDVKTAIALLPVMTGQEDTTKQLIDGILMYSSIINSETQQILIDFVLKTRLSSSAKLRLKTSYSSVELLVTDMRTFLLPKKSSGSIQAQLYRARQGRRTIEAFGAEIEDLFVNLTISQADGNHSRYDILRPLNEKSAIKRFADGLADPKLSTIISSRQFTSLPEAIRTAIDEHSSSPQQDQVLHYGRGHSQNIHPNGDIKLYYDVTFVA